CTTGTTTTTTGTCTATTTGGGGGTATACTTGTACGGATCGGATATAAGAAGGAGAGACAGCTTCCACATAAAAATCGCCTAATATGCCATTCCAATTCGTCTGTGTGGCATCCGTCCAGGCATGAGAACCTTGGATCTCCCTTGGAACCGATGTTGAGGAATTATCTATACAGATTTTAAATTCATGTGTTCCGGGTGAAAGAGAAGGTAACTCGTATTGGTGCGGAGCATAAAGGTGACCGTAACTTCCGATACTGTCACCGTCAATCCACAGGGTACTGGGCTTTGTCCGTTCCATCAGTAGAAACAATTTCTTCCCTTTCCACGATTCAGGGATCTCTATTTTCCGGGTATAAAATACTTTTCCTGCATAAGGATACAATCGCGTTAGTTGATAGGTAATATTTTTATCGTGTTTGCCGTTGCCCAAGCGGTTTTCGTCTGTAGTACCGGGTAAACGGCATACCCCTAGGGAACTTTGCCATTCGCCGGCCAAATTTATCCGTTGCCTTACAGAAGGATAAGATTGAGCTCTCCCCGAAAGAGAAAACGACAGAAAGAAAATGACGGATAAGAATAATGTGTTTCTCATTATCATTACATTTAAAAATTAACATTTATCGTACAATAACGTGGTAAATATAGATGATTTTCCCTATATAGGCAAATAAAAAATTAGGTTCTGTTTCCTGTAAACAGGATTATTAAAAGAAAAAGGAGCTAAGTTCAATACTTAACTCCTTTCCTAACTCTCCGTCGGGATGACTGGATTCGAACCAGCGACCACACGCCCCCCAGACGCGTACTCTAAACCGGACTGAGCTACATCCCGAAAAGCGAGTGCAAAGGTAATATCTTCTTTTTAAAATCCAAAACTTTCCCGGTAAAAATCTAAAGATTCTAATAATACCTCTTTAGTTACGGACTGATTAATTTTTACTTCTCCTATCCCTGAAAGCAAAGTAAAGTTAATGATACCCGATTCATTCTTTTTATCATGCTTCATTAATTCATACAACGTTTCATAGTCGTCGCAATTATAAACAAAAGCGCGATAATACTCTTTTATATAATAAACAGTTTGTGATAATAACTCCATCGGGAAACCACACACTTTATGAGAAAGGTACAGTTCACATACCAATCCGGCCGCTACGGCATGTCCATGCAAAATAGGATTACACTTTTGAAACGAAAGACTTTCAAAAGCATGTCCTACGGTATGGCCTAAATTCAATGCCTTACGGATACCCTTTTCAAACGGGTCTTCTGCGACAATCCGTTCTTTTACCGCTACCGATTTAGCAACCATCTCATTCAGTTGCGTATAATCTACTTTATCCAAGTCAAAAGCCAAAATCTCATGGTAAATATCCGGTGTGCTAATCAACCCGTGTTTAATCATTTCCGCATAGCCGGAAAGGAGATTTTCAAAATCGAGTGTTTGTAAAAACGAGGAATCGATCAATACACACAAAGGCGGATAAAACGAACCGATTTCATTTTTCAGGCCATTAAAATTAATACCCGTCTTTCCACCTACGGCAGCATCTACAGAAGCCATTAACGTAGTAGGGATATTAACCGACTTAATTCCTCTTTTAAAAGTAGCGGCTGCAAATCCTCCCATATCTGTAATCATTCCTCCGCCTACATTCAGCAACAAGGACTTCCGGGAGGCTCCTCCATTGGAAAGACGCATCCAGATATCAGCCACCTGGTCCAGACTTTTGTGTGTATCCCCTGCCATAACAGTAAAGACCGGAGCGTTCTTCAACTCCGGTACCTCACTCAACAAGGGATAACATTTTTCTTTCGTATTGGTATCTGTAAGCACAAATAATTTATCATAAGAAACAGAATTTAGCAATGTACTCAATTCGGCTTGCAGATTCTTACATATAATTACTTTTTGTTCCGGCATTTCGTATCACTTTAAACCTGCTGACTCAATAATCGATGAAACGGCAATTGTCAGGCCATCTATATTTTTTCCACCGGCTGTTGCAAAATGAGGTTGTCCGCCTCCTCCTCCCTGGATATGTTTAGCAGCTTCCTTTACTAGCTTTCCAGCATGTAAGCCGTCGGCAATCAAGTCCTCACTAATCATTACCATCAAAGAACACTTAGCATTATCTACAATTCCAGCAACGAACATAAAGCTATCCGTCACTTCTCCTTTCATCTGGAAAGCTACATCTTTCATGGCCTCTGTATTGCCTTTTCCTACAAAGGTATATAGCTTTGTTCCATTCTTGTCAATCCCCCGGGCTAATATTTCCTTTTTCAATTGCATGGCTCTTTCTTTAATATAATCTTCGATTTGCTTTTTCATTTCAGCATTTTCATCGATAGATTTCTTTATAGCCTGCGCTAGATTAGGCATATTATTCATTAACATCCGAAGTTCACGCAATAAATCTTGTTGTGCATTCACGAACTTTTCCGCACCTTCTGCCGTAACGGCTTCAATACGACGCACACCGGCCGCAATAGAACTTTCTCCGATAATACGTACCTGACCGATCATGCCGGTTGCAGGGATATGCGTACCCCCACACAACTCGACAGAAGTGCCATATTTAACCACACGGACTTCGTCACCGTACTTTTCGCCAAATAAAGCCATAGCTCCTAATTCTTTCGCTTGAGCAATCGGCATGGAACGATGTTCTACTAATGGGTAGTTAGAACGAATCTTTTCATTGGCCAGCTTTTCAACCTTACGGAGTTCTTCATCGGTTACTTTCTGGAAATGAGAAAAATCGAACCGCAATGAATCCGGTGATACATACGAACCCTTTTGCTCCACATGCGTACCTAACACTTCCCGTAAAGCTTCATGCAATAAATGGGTAGCCGTATGGTTACATTCCGCTTGGATTCGTTTCTTTTCATTTACTTTCGCTTTAAATGAAGCGGTTACATCTTTAGGTAACTGGGTTAATAAATGAACCGGAAGGTTATTTTCCCGTTTCGTATCTATTACTTCCACAGTTTCCTCTTCATTGATTAACCAACCGTGATCCCCTACTTGTCCCCCCATTTCTGCATAAAAGGGGGTCTGGTCTAATACAACCTGGTATAATTCCTTATTTTTTTGTTTAATTTTACGATACCGTAGAATTTCGGCATCCACTTCCATTAAATCATATCCTACGAACTTACTTTCGCCTTCTTTCAATACTACCCAGTCTCCTGTTTCGATCGCGGCAGCATTCCGGGCACGTTCTTTTTGTTTCTGCATTTCGACATCGAACTCTTCAATATTCACATCCATGCCGTTCTCACGCAAAATCAATTCGGTAAGGTCTAACGGGAAACCATACGTATCGTATAAAGTAAAAGCATCTACCCCGCTAATGGTTGTTTTATTAGCAGCCTTAGCTTCTTCCATTGTTTTATCCAATAAACGGATGCCTGTTTCCAATGTCCGCAGGAACGATTCTTCTTCTTCCTTGATTACTTTTTCAATTAAACTTTTTTGGGCAATCAATTCCGGATAAGCATCTCCCATGGTTTCAATCAGGACGGGAAGAAGTTTATACATAAAAGCTTCACGCCTTCCCAAAAAAGTATACCCGTACCGCACGGCTCGGCGAAGAATACGGCGTATTACATATCCGGCTTTTGCATTGGACGGAAGTTGCCCGTCAGTAATAGAAAAAGCAATCGTGCGGATATGGTCTGCAATCACCCGCATAGCCACATCTTTTTCTTTATCGGTTCCATAGCTTACTCCTGCCAGATTAGCTACAGCCTTGATAATAGGTTGAAATACATCAGTATCGTAGTTGGATAATTTTCCCTGTAAAGCCATGCAAAGACGTTCAAATCCCATGCCGGTATCAATTACTTTGGCAGGTAACGGCTCTAAGGAACCGTCTGCTTTCCGGTTGAATTGCATAAATACCAGATTCCAGATTTCTATTACTTGCGGGTGTCCGGCATTTACTAAGGTTAATCCGTCTATCTCGGCACGTTCTTTATCAGGACGTATATCGATATGAATTTCCGAACAAGGACCGCAAGGTCCCGTATCCCCCATTTCCCAGAAATTATCGTGCTTATTGCCATTGATAATATGGTCTTTCGGCAAAAATTGCTCCCAATAGCCGGCTGCTTCATTATCGCGGTCAAGTCCTTCCGCAGGACTTCCTTCGAAAACTGTCGCATATAAACGTTCGGGATTCAGTTTCAAAACATCAACTAAATATTCCCAAGCCCAGCCAATAGCTTCTTTTTTAAAATAATCGCCAAACGACCAGTTCCCTAACATTTCAAACATGGTATGGTGATAAGTATCGTGGCCTACTTCTTCGAGATCGTTATGTTTACCGCTTACACGAAGACATTTCTGGGAGTCCGCGACGCGTGGATACTTCCGGGGAACATTCCCTAAAATAATGTCTTTAAACTGATTCATCCCTGCATTCGTAAACATCAATGTAGGGTCTCCTTTTACAACCATAGGAGCGGAAGGAACGATTTGATGTCCTTTCGAAGCAAAGAATTGCTTGAAAGATTCACGTGTTTCTTTTGCTGTCAACATAATGTTAATATATAGTACTTCGTTATTACTCTGAAAAACAGTGTGCAAAGGTACGGGAAAATATTATTTTTCCCGAATTTGAGAGAGAAAATATTAAAACATACCTTTTTGTATAAATAATAACCTGTATAAATATCGAATCCTTTTCACAATATTGATTAATCTTAGAAATCCTTCGTAAGCAACGATATTCTCAAGCTTTATGTCGTTAATATTCTGAAAAACAATTGCTATTCGAGCAGGTTCTTTATAATTTTGCATGAACTAAAAGAGTATAGCAATCAATGAAGTTATTCAAATCGAGGAAAACTTATTATTTATATAACCCGAACACGTTAAATTATGAACGGGTATATCCCTCTGCCAAAGAAAGATTTTTTGTCGTCCTTCGGCATTTGTGCATAGGGATAGCTATCGGGGTAGGAGCGTTTTTCGCTACTATGTATTTGGTTCCTTCGCCTATGGAATCGTTGATGCAGAAAGAAAATAAGCTTTTACAAACACAATATGAAGTATTATCCCTCCGGCTAAACGAGGCCTTGGAGGTACTAGATGATATACAACAACGGGATGAAAATTTATATCGTGCTATCTTCCAGGCGGAATCCATACCCGAATCTATTCGGAAATCAGGATTCGGAGGAAGTAACCGGTATGAACACTTAATGACACTCTCTAATCCGGAACTTGTGGTTTCAACCACCCAGAAAATGGATATGTTGAGTAAACAGCTTTATATCCAGTCTAATTCACTGGAAGAATTAATTAATTTAGGAAAGAATCAGGAAGAACGTTTGAAATGCATTCCGGCGATCCAACCTATTGCTAATAAAGATTTGAGACGTACGGCTTCCGGATACGGATTCAGGATAGACCCGATCTACCGGACACCGAAATTTCACTCCGGCATGGACTTTGCCGCAAAAGTAGGTACAGAAATATATGCTACGGGAGATGGAAAAGTGGTATACGCTGCTTGGAAACAAGGTTATGGCAATTGTATTATTGTGGATCATGGATACGGATATCAGACTTTATACGGACACATGAGCAAATATAATGCCCGTGTGGGCCAGAAAGTAAAACGCGGGGAAGTAATCGGTTTTGTTGGCAACACCGGTAAATCGACAGGTTC
The genomic region above belongs to Parabacteroides pacaensis and contains:
- the alaS gene encoding alanine--tRNA ligase, with amino-acid sequence MLTAKETRESFKQFFASKGHQIVPSAPMVVKGDPTLMFTNAGMNQFKDIILGNVPRKYPRVADSQKCLRVSGKHNDLEEVGHDTYHHTMFEMLGNWSFGDYFKKEAIGWAWEYLVDVLKLNPERLYATVFEGSPAEGLDRDNEAAGYWEQFLPKDHIINGNKHDNFWEMGDTGPCGPCSEIHIDIRPDKERAEIDGLTLVNAGHPQVIEIWNLVFMQFNRKADGSLEPLPAKVIDTGMGFERLCMALQGKLSNYDTDVFQPIIKAVANLAGVSYGTDKEKDVAMRVIADHIRTIAFSITDGQLPSNAKAGYVIRRILRRAVRYGYTFLGRREAFMYKLLPVLIETMGDAYPELIAQKSLIEKVIKEEEESFLRTLETGIRLLDKTMEEAKAANKTTISGVDAFTLYDTYGFPLDLTELILRENGMDVNIEEFDVEMQKQKERARNAAAIETGDWVVLKEGESKFVGYDLMEVDAEILRYRKIKQKNKELYQVVLDQTPFYAEMGGQVGDHGWLINEEETVEVIDTKRENNLPVHLLTQLPKDVTASFKAKVNEKKRIQAECNHTATHLLHEALREVLGTHVEQKGSYVSPDSLRFDFSHFQKVTDEELRKVEKLANEKIRSNYPLVEHRSMPIAQAKELGAMALFGEKYGDEVRVVKYGTSVELCGGTHIPATGMIGQVRIIGESSIAAGVRRIEAVTAEGAEKFVNAQQDLLRELRMLMNNMPNLAQAIKKSIDENAEMKKQIEDYIKERAMQLKKEILARGIDKNGTKLYTFVGKGNTEAMKDVAFQMKGEVTDSFMFVAGIVDNAKCSLMVMISEDLIADGLHAGKLVKEAAKHIQGGGGGQPHFATAGGKNIDGLTIAVSSIIESAGLK
- the aroB gene encoding 3-dehydroquinate synthase yields the protein MPEQKVIICKNLQAELSTLLNSVSYDKLFVLTDTNTKEKCYPLLSEVPELKNAPVFTVMAGDTHKSLDQVADIWMRLSNGGASRKSLLLNVGGGMITDMGGFAAATFKRGIKSVNIPTTLMASVDAAVGGKTGINFNGLKNEIGSFYPPLCVLIDSSFLQTLDFENLLSGYAEMIKHGLISTPDIYHEILAFDLDKVDYTQLNEMVAKSVAVKERIVAEDPFEKGIRKALNLGHTVGHAFESLSFQKCNPILHGHAVAAGLVCELYLSHKVCGFPMELLSQTVYYIKEYYRAFVYNCDDYETLYELMKHDKKNESGIINFTLLSGIGEVKINQSVTKEVLLESLDFYRESFGF
- a CDS encoding M23 family metallopeptidase, with amino-acid sequence MKLFKSRKTYYLYNPNTLNYERVYPSAKERFFVVLRHLCIGIAIGVGAFFATMYLVPSPMESLMQKENKLLQTQYEVLSLRLNEALEVLDDIQQRDENLYRAIFQAESIPESIRKSGFGGSNRYEHLMTLSNPELVVSTTQKMDMLSKQLYIQSNSLEELINLGKNQEERLKCIPAIQPIANKDLRRTASGYGFRIDPIYRTPKFHSGMDFAAKVGTEIYATGDGKVVYAAWKQGYGNCIIVDHGYGYQTLYGHMSKYNARVGQKVKRGEVIGFVGNTGKSTGSHLHYEVIVHGKHDNPSKYYFMDLTPEEYDRMIQIAENHGQVMD